In a single window of the Pseudorca crassidens isolate mPseCra1 chromosome 9, mPseCra1.hap1, whole genome shotgun sequence genome:
- the OR10A5 gene encoding olfactory receptor 10A5: MAEGNWTRVSEFILMSFSSLPSEIQSLLFLIFLIIYLVTLLGNSLIILVTLADPMLHSPMYFFLRNLSFIEIGFNLVIVPKMLGTLIAQDTTISFLGCATQMYFFFFFGVFECFLLATMAYDRYVAICNPLHYPVIMNPKTWAKLAVASWFPGIPMATVQTTWLFSFPFCGTKVNHFFCDSPPVLRLVCADTALFEICAIVGTILVVMIPCLLILCSYTCIIAAILKIPSAEGKHKAFSTCSSHLLVVSLFYVSLSLIYFHPKSNNSPESKKVLSLSYTVMTPILNPIIYSLRNNEVKNALVRTFYKALGLRDCIP, encoded by the coding sequence ATGGCTGAAGGAAACTGGACAAGAGTTAGTGAGTTTATCCTCATGAGTTTCTCTTCCCTACCTAGTGAAATACAGTCATTACTCTTCCTGATATTTTTAATCATCTACCTGGTCACCCTGCTGGGAAACAGCCTCATCATTCTGGTTACCTTGGCTGACCCCATGCTGCACAGCCCCATGTACTTCTTCCTCAGGAACTTGTCTTTCATAGAGATTGGCTTCAACCTAGTCATTGTGCCCAAGATGCTGGGGACCCTGATTGCCCAGGACACAACCATCTCCTTTCTTGGCTGTGCCACTCAgatgtatttcttcttcttctttggggTTTTTGAATGTTTCCTCCTGGCCACAATGGCATATGACCGCTATGTAGCCATCTGCAATCCCTTGCACTACCCAGTCATCATGAACCCTAAGACATGGGCAAAACTGGCTGTTGCCTCCTGGTTTCCAGGCATTCCCATGGCTACTGTGCAGACCACATGGCTCTTCAGCTTTCCATTCTGTGGCACCAAGGTGAATCACTTCTTCTGTGACAGCCCACCTGTGCTGAGGCTGGTCTGTGCAGACACGGCACTGTTTGAGATCTGTGCCATTGTTGGAACCATTCTGGTCGTCATGATACCCTGCTTGCTGATCCTATGTTCCTACACTTGCATCATTGCTGCCATCCTCAAGATTCCATCAGCTGAAGGGAAGCACAAAGCCTTCTCTACCTGCTCCTCCCACCTCCTTGTTGTCTCCCTTTTCTATGTATCTTTAAGCCTCATCTATTTCCACCCTAAGTCCAATAATTCTCCTGAGAGCAAGAAGGTGCTATCACTGTCCTATACTGTTATGACTCCCATTTTGAACCCCATAATTTACAGCCTGAGAAATAATGAGGTGAAGAATGCCCTTGTCCGGACCTTCTACAAGGCCTTAGGCCTTAGAGACTGCATCCCATAG